A single region of the Cereibacter sphaeroides 2.4.1 genome encodes:
- the gltX gene encoding glutamate--tRNA ligase, translated as MTTVTRFAPSPTGYIHVGNLRTALMNWAIARKSGGTFILRLDDTDRERSKQEYSDGIMEDLEWLGLTWDRLERQSDRLDRYAEAADELRRAGRFYECFESPTELDLKRKKLLNMGKPPVYDRAALKLSDEERARLREERGGYWRFLLDQERIEWTDGILGPISIDAASVSDPVLIRADGQVLYTFASSVDDIDMGVTFIVRGGDHVTNTATQIQIMQALGGTPPSFAHHSLLTGAQGEALSKRLGTLSLRDLRARGVEPMALLSLMARLGSSQPVELFRTHEELLAGFDVGTFGAAPTKFDAEDLFPLTRHYVQGLPFEAVRGRIAALGVPDDLAEPFWRVAKDNIGVLEDLGGWWTLFSEGAEPQIDPEDEDFIRQAMTLLPPPPYGPESWAQFTAAVKEATGRKGKGLFMPLRKALTGQAHGPDMSEVMPLLQKVRAKG; from the coding sequence ATGACCACCGTTACCCGTTTCGCTCCGTCGCCCACTGGCTACATCCATGTGGGCAATCTCCGCACCGCGCTGATGAACTGGGCCATCGCCCGCAAGTCCGGCGGCACCTTCATCCTGCGTCTGGACGATACCGACCGCGAGCGGTCGAAGCAGGAATATTCCGACGGGATCATGGAGGATCTCGAGTGGCTGGGCCTGACCTGGGACCGGCTCGAGCGGCAGTCCGACCGGCTGGACCGTTACGCGGAGGCCGCCGACGAGCTGCGCCGGGCGGGCCGCTTCTACGAATGTTTCGAGAGCCCGACCGAGCTTGACCTCAAGCGCAAGAAGCTGCTCAACATGGGCAAGCCGCCGGTCTACGACCGCGCCGCGCTGAAGCTCTCGGACGAGGAGCGTGCGCGTCTGCGCGAGGAGCGCGGCGGCTACTGGCGCTTCCTGCTCGATCAGGAGCGGATCGAATGGACGGACGGCATCCTCGGCCCGATCTCGATCGATGCGGCCTCGGTGTCGGATCCGGTGCTGATCCGGGCCGACGGGCAGGTGCTCTATACCTTCGCCTCCTCGGTCGATGACATCGACATGGGCGTGACCTTCATCGTCCGCGGCGGCGACCATGTGACGAACACGGCCACGCAGATCCAGATCATGCAGGCGCTGGGCGGCACGCCGCCCTCCTTCGCGCACCATTCGCTGCTGACCGGGGCGCAGGGCGAGGCGCTCTCGAAGCGGCTGGGCACGCTCAGCCTACGCGACCTGCGCGCGCGGGGGGTGGAGCCGATGGCGCTCCTGTCGCTGATGGCGCGTCTCGGCTCGTCGCAGCCGGTCGAGCTTTTCCGCACGCATGAGGAGCTTCTGGCGGGCTTCGACGTGGGCACCTTCGGCGCGGCGCCGACCAAGTTCGATGCCGAAGACCTGTTCCCGCTGACCCGCCACTATGTGCAGGGCCTGCCGTTCGAGGCCGTCCGCGGCCGCATCGCCGCGCTGGGCGTGCCGGACGATCTGGCCGAACCCTTCTGGCGGGTGGCCAAGGACAATATCGGCGTGCTGGAGGATCTGGGCGGCTGGTGGACGCTCTTCTCGGAAGGGGCCGAGCCGCAGATCGACCCCGAGGATGAGGATTTCATCCGTCAGGCCATGACCCTTCTGCCTCCGCCGCCCTACGGGCCCGAGAGCTGGGCGCAGTTCACTGCCGCGGTGAAGGAAGCCACGGGCCGCAAGGGCAAGGGTCTCTTCATGCCGCTGCGGAAGGCGCTGACCGGGCAGGCCCACGGGCCGGACATGTCCGAGGTCATGCCGCTTCTGCAGAAGGTGCGCGCGAAGGGCTGA
- a CDS encoding metallopeptidase family protein produces the protein MTHDLAQATAPDLDLIERLACEAVEALPAAYRAPAAAVLLRVADLPPDDILDEMEIDDPYELTGLYEGVPLPEKSVMDQPVQPDAIWLFRRPILDEWVARGDVTLRELVTHVMIHELAHHFGWSDEDIASIDPWWE, from the coding sequence ATGACACACGATCTTGCCCAGGCTACCGCTCCCGACCTCGACCTCATCGAACGGCTCGCCTGCGAGGCGGTCGAGGCCCTGCCCGCCGCCTACCGCGCACCGGCCGCCGCGGTCCTCCTGCGCGTGGCCGACCTGCCGCCCGACGACATCCTCGACGAGATGGAGATCGACGATCCCTACGAGCTGACCGGCCTCTACGAGGGCGTGCCTCTCCCCGAAAAATCGGTGATGGACCAGCCCGTGCAGCCCGACGCGATCTGGCTCTTCCGGCGGCCGATCCTCGACGAATGGGTGGCGCGGGGCGATGTCACGCTGCGCGAGCTGGTGACGCATGTGATGATCCACGAACTCGCCCACCATTTCGGCTGGTCCGACGAGGATATCGCCTCCATCGATCCGTGGTGGGAATAG
- a CDS encoding MBL fold metallo-hydrolase, whose translation MTMTRRNALLAGAALPLVPAFAARPVLAAAEKQGAATPPFRRYALGSFEVTPLLAGTRVQEGPKEIFAANVPQEEFEAAARAAFLPTDRAQGFFTPTLVNTGSELILFDTGLAPEGIVAALEAAGHAPDAVDVVVITHMHGDHIGGLMEGDTPTFAKARYVTGQVENDHWSAQGNEGYESKVRPLLDRMTFVAGGDEVAPGITAVEAFGHTPGHMAWRLESEGQALMLTADAANHYAFSLGHPDWEVRFDMDKAAAAATRRALFGRIAEERIPFIGYHMPFPAIGFVETTDEGFRFVPESYQLMLNG comes from the coding sequence ATGACCATGACGCGCCGAAACGCCCTTCTGGCCGGAGCCGCCCTGCCGCTCGTCCCTGCCTTCGCCGCCCGCCCCGTCCTTGCCGCGGCCGAAAAGCAGGGCGCGGCCACGCCGCCGTTCCGCCGCTACGCTCTCGGCAGCTTCGAGGTCACGCCGCTTCTCGCCGGCACCCGCGTGCAGGAGGGCCCGAAGGAGATCTTCGCGGCCAATGTCCCGCAGGAGGAATTCGAGGCCGCCGCCCGCGCGGCCTTCCTGCCGACCGACCGGGCGCAGGGCTTCTTCACCCCCACCCTCGTCAACACCGGCTCCGAGCTGATCCTCTTCGACACGGGCCTTGCGCCCGAGGGCATCGTGGCCGCGCTCGAGGCCGCGGGCCATGCGCCCGACGCGGTGGATGTCGTGGTCATCACCCACATGCATGGCGACCATATCGGCGGGCTGATGGAGGGCGACACGCCCACCTTCGCCAAGGCGCGCTACGTCACGGGCCAGGTGGAAAACGACCATTGGTCGGCGCAGGGCAACGAAGGCTACGAGAGCAAGGTGCGCCCGCTCCTCGACAGGATGACCTTCGTGGCGGGCGGCGACGAGGTGGCTCCGGGCATCACGGCGGTCGAGGCCTTCGGCCACACGCCCGGCCACATGGCCTGGCGGCTCGAGAGCGAGGGGCAGGCGCTGATGCTGACGGCCGATGCGGCGAACCATTACGCCTTCTCGCTCGGCCATCCCGACTGGGAGGTGCGCTTCGACATGGACAAGGCCGCGGCCGCCGCTACCCGGCGCGCCCTCTTCGGCCGGATCGCCGAAGAGCGCATCCCCTTCATCGGCTACCACATGCCCTTCCCGGCCATCGGCTTCGTCGAAACGACCGACGAGGGCTTCCGCTTCGTGCCCGAGAGCTACCAGCTGATGCTGAACGGCTGA
- a CDS encoding DUF167 domain-containing protein, with product MDEGPALADLARPGVPFAVRVTPRAARAKVELQEGVVRVHVTCVPEDGKANRAVTEALAKALGVAKSRLTLVRGATSRDKTFRLD from the coding sequence ATGGACGAGGGACCCGCATTGGCCGATCTGGCCCGGCCGGGCGTGCCCTTCGCGGTGCGGGTGACGCCCCGCGCCGCGCGGGCGAAGGTCGAGCTGCAGGAGGGCGTGGTGCGGGTGCACGTCACCTGCGTGCCCGAGGACGGCAAGGCCAACCGCGCCGTGACCGAGGCGCTGGCCAAGGCGCTGGGCGTGGCCAAGAGCCGCCTCACGCTGGTGCGGGGGGCCACGAGCCGCGACAAGACCTTCCGGCTGGATTGA